A window of the Citrus sinensis cultivar Valencia sweet orange chromosome 9, DVS_A1.0, whole genome shotgun sequence genome harbors these coding sequences:
- the LOC102618793 gene encoding uncharacterized protein LOC102618793 isoform X2 produces the protein MAAPTVEGAAVTALRSVLHRVRQAAERSGRTQEQIRVVAVSKTKPVSLIRQVYDAGHRSFGENYVQEIVDKAPQLPEDIKWHFVGHLQSNKAKTLLGGVPNLDMVEGVGNEKIANHLDKAVSNLGRKPLKVLVQVNTSGEESKSGIDPSSCLGIVEHVRLRCPNLEFSGLMTIGMPDYTSTPENFRTLLNCRAEVCKALGMAEDQCELSMGMSGDFEQAVCDTTEFKP, from the exons ATGGCAGCTCCAACAGTCGAGGGAGCAGCTGTGACAGCGCTTCGCTCGGTGCTGCACCGGGTCCGACAGGCGGCGGAGCGGTCGGGTCGGACTCAGGAACAGATACGGGTCGTGGCTGTATCGAAGACAAAACCGGTTTCCCTGATTCGGCAAGTGTATGATGCTGGTCACCGTAGCTTTGGTGAAAATTACGTACAAGAAATCGTTGATAAAGCTCCTCAG CTGCCAGAGGACATAAAGTGGCATTTTGTAGGGCATTTGCAGAGCAACAAAGCTAAAACTCTTCTGG GTGGAGTGCCAAATCTGGACATGGTTGAGGGTGTTGGTAATGAGAAG ATTGCAAATCATCTTGACAAAGCTGTTTCAAACCTCGGAAGAAAGCCTTTGAAGGTTTTGGTCCAAGTGAATACCAGTGGAGAAGAAT CAAAATCAGGAATTGATCCTTCAAGTTGTCTAGGAATTGTGGAACATGTTAGACTGCGATGCCCAAATTTGGAGTTTTCGGGCTTAATGACAATAGGGATGCCAGATTATACATCAACTCCAGAGAACTTCAGG ACTTTGTTGAATTGTAGAGCTGAGGTTTGCAAGGCACTTGGAATGGCAGAGGATCAGTGTGAGCTATCGATGGGCATGTCTGGTGACTTTGAGCAAGCAGTATGTGACACTACTGAATTTAAACCTTAA
- the LOC102618793 gene encoding uncharacterized protein LOC102618793 isoform X3, with the protein MMLVTVALVKITYKKSLIKLLRFIDKYNLPEDIKWHFVGHLQSNKAKTLLGGVPNLDMVEGVGNEKIANHLDKAVSNLGRKPLKVLVQVNTSGEESKSGIDPSSCLGIVEHVRLRCPNLEFSGLMTIGMPDYTSTPENFRTLLNCRAEVCKALGMAEDQCELSMGMSGDFEQAIEMGSTSVRIGSTIFGPREYAKKQQN; encoded by the exons ATGATGCTGGTCACCGTAGCTTTGGTGAAAATTACGTACAAGAAATCGTTGATAAAGCTCCTCAGGTTCATTGATAAATACAAT CTGCCAGAGGACATAAAGTGGCATTTTGTAGGGCATTTGCAGAGCAACAAAGCTAAAACTCTTCTGG GTGGAGTGCCAAATCTGGACATGGTTGAGGGTGTTGGTAATGAGAAG ATTGCAAATCATCTTGACAAAGCTGTTTCAAACCTCGGAAGAAAGCCTTTGAAGGTTTTGGTCCAAGTGAATACCAGTGGAGAAGAAT CAAAATCAGGAATTGATCCTTCAAGTTGTCTAGGAATTGTGGAACATGTTAGACTGCGATGCCCAAATTTGGAGTTTTCGGGCTTAATGACAATAGGGATGCCAGATTATACATCAACTCCAGAGAACTTCAGG ACTTTGTTGAATTGTAGAGCTGAGGTTTGCAAGGCACTTGGAATGGCAGAGGATCAGTGTGAGCTATCGATGGGCATGTCTGGTGACTTTGAGCAAGCA ATTGAAATGGGTAGTACCAGTGTGAGAATCGGATCAACGATATTTGGACCTAGGGAATATGCAAAGAAGCAGCAAAATTAA
- the LOC102624874 gene encoding cytochrome b561 and DOMON domain-containing protein At4g12980-like, with protein MRSSTGRGPVILILALFSVLSTSISQFSTCSDEFLQLKREKNITFCKKLPTLGAEFAWNYYDNQTETHIDILFGARLPSDTGSWLAWGVNPNQSPQMVGTRALIGIRQPNGTLALGTYNITADTKLGCKLQPSRIDVTVVSKHTEYVSSLDYFAITATLILPPEYNISRLNHVWQVGYDSDEMQPKKHRANLPNVDSTETINLKNQETTCCIGKHRRHLRTVHGILNILGWGTFLPIGVIIARYYRVYPNKFAWWFHFHVSCQIIGYTLGSIGWIIGLGLGRASKHYSFQTHRLLAIFIFTFTTLQMLALRLKPKRKDEYRKFWDMYHHFLGYALLALISVNIFEGIAILKPHQLVWKWAYIGLLGILAIVTLGFETYSWCKFISEKKKKASPPPPSAN; from the exons atgcGCTCTTCTACAGGCAGAGGGcctgtaattttaattttggcaTTGTTCTCTGTTCTTTCCACTTCCATTTCTCAATTCTCCACTTGTAGTGATGAATTTTTGCAGttgaaaagggaaaagaatATTACATTTTGCAAGAAATTACCCACCCTGGGAGCCGAATTTGCCTGGAACTACTATGATAACCAAACTGAGACGCATATTGACATTTTGTTTGGCGCGCGGCTGCCCTCAGACACAGGATCATGGCTGGCCTGGGGAGTGAATCCCAATCAAAGCCCACAAATGGTTGGCACCAGGGCCCTCATCGGCATTAGGCAACCAAATGGCACTCTGGCTTTGGGTACTTACAATATCACAGCTGATACAAAGCTAGGCTGCAAGCTTCAGCCTTCACGTATCGACGTCACAGTTGTAAGCAAGCACACTGAGTACGTGAGTTCGCTCGACTACTTCGCTATAACAGCGACGCTGATTCTTCCCCCGGAGTACAATATTTCAAGATTGAACCATGTCTGGCAAGTCGGGTATGATTCGGATGAAATGCAGCCCAAGAAGCATCGTGCTAATCTCCCCAATGTCGATAGCACGGAGACGATAAACTTAAAGAATCAAGAAACTACTTGCTGCATTGGCAAGCATCGACGCCATCTAAGAACT gTTCATGGGATTTTGAACATTTTGGGGTGGGGAACATTTTTGCCAATTGGTGTGATAATTGCAAGATACTACAGAGTCTATCCGAACAAATTTGCTTGGTGGTTCCATTTTCATGTATCATGCCAAATTATTGGCTACACTCTTGGTTCCATTGGATGGATCATTGGCCTTGGGCTTGGACGTGCTTCTAAACACTACAGTTTTCAAACACATCGGCTTCTCGCAATATTCATCTTCACGTTTACAACATTACAG ATGCTGGCCTTACGTTTGAAGCCCAAGAGGAAAGATGAGTACAGGAAATTCTGGGACATGTATCATCATTTTCTGGGCTACGCATTGCTTGCTCTGATATCAGTGAACATATTTGAAGGGATCGCCATACTTAAGCCGCATCAACTAGTTTGGAAATGGGCTTATATTGGACTTTTGGGAATTCTCGCTATCGTTACTTTGGGTTTTGAAACTTACAGTTGGTGTAAATTCAtatcagagaagaaaaaaaaggccaGCCCACCTCCACCAAGCGctaactaa
- the LOC102625721 gene encoding uncharacterized protein LOC102625721 isoform X1, producing MEFRPRNYIAEEESHALPRSRADDHPLFAPSTSSNHHKVDVVDHESHDFFDPLRSPAANAVALNKDVEDGESSSTVSSEAAAEVSVKEWTTFKRFLMQKFPVSKMVSVSLMPDVIIKTGKANVKDSTTKHLKELDDPANFAEEDVKVITGQEYVSRLHELKDEIKRAWTAEDRVTSLKLSIKVARLLMDTSVLQFYPTLFVLVAEIMDMLGNLVWERIKQKAEFGEDGSRLCYLSENFKEINICVEAKETCNNWFCKVGSVRELLPRIYLELAILPCWRFLNDRPANSLQRLVLMTRGLADPLASVYCRLYMAHCARKLPSCDTGHLITSINDIKILLTRVLSTKEAAHGKSVDNRRLLVSLMEPTIEYIMKCIFKDASQRQVGTVLMELGLGRNQVELFGSNPCVSVVLHHLLKELPTEIVGSYAVEILHLIEYSNDKSYDQCLNYRLLGFRLCERRPTLDILNAAVDRIIQVVTLLDELDDFLKVVDPYVDIILQNQMDNHLNTILEGISERACKKEIVDNDVVGLQSILMKILSHFKDLEDVFALGHFLEILDVMYGSSRISIDMQILNMATRNGCINDPTTVQLLFEICQALHDGIDFVNSKGDDYQAARLISRFVLMVDYGAEMERHLTFLVECRGAFGSINELKETLVHSSNHLATKALKDGRKHLSFVKSCIAFSEVTIPSISDHIRQLNLYIETSEVALLAGLISHSDGLVDSAISCLQSVDLINGSLTPVDVDGMVTSIQKLCSLLVIVPGNPELGFTHTLKSILSLITSQSWITSKIKIRISCAIVSLSATLSQNKLPYNADLEILSNDLLFYGDSSYVQELLSFSEHVLQNLVEIIEQEPSGAARGSMALEACNCIAASFKINHNIQPVCSKLIETAKSNLSTNDAYLQSTIKVLDKHLPTSGISASTTI from the exons ATGGAGTTCAGGCCTCGAAACTACATAGCCGAAGAGGAATCCCACGCGCTGCCTCGATCACGCGCCGATGATCACCCTCTCTTCGCTCCATCTACATCGTCCAACCATCAcaag GTTGATGTCGTGGATCATGAAAGTCATGATTTCTTTGATCCACTGAGATCTCCTGCAGCTAATGCAGTGGCTTTAAACAAGGATGTGGAAGATGGTGAGAGTAGTTCTACGGTTTCAAGTGAAGCTGCTGCTGAAGTTTCAGTTAAAGAATGGACCACTTTTAAGAGATTCTTAATGCAGAAATTTCCTGTCTCCAAAATGGTTTCAGTTTCTTTA ATGCCtgatgtaataattaaaactgGCAAGG CAAATGTGAAAGACTCAACAACTAAGCATCTAAAGGAATTGGATGATCCTGCAAATTTTGCTGAAGAGGATGTCAAGGTGATAACGGGGCAAGAATATGTCTCACGACTACATGAGCTGAAGGATGAAATTAAGCGTGCTTGGACTGCTGAAGATCGAGTAACATCTCTTAAATTATCCATAaag GTTGCTAGACTTCTGATGGATACATcagttttacaattttatcccaCTCTTTTTGTTCTTGTCGCGGAGATAATGGACATGCTCGGGAATTTGGTATGGGAACGCATCAAGCAGAAAGCTGAATTTGGTGAAGATGGATCAAGGCTCTGCTACTTATCAG agaattttaaggaaattaatatttgcGTTGAAGCCAAAGAAACTTGCAATAATTGGTTTTGCAAAGTTGGTTCTGTCCGAGAGCTTCTTCCACGCAT TTACTTGGAGCTAGCAATATTGCCTTGCTGGCGTTTTTTGAACGACCGACCTGCCAACAGTCTCCAGCGCCTGGTACTGATGACAAGAGGGTTAGCAGATCCATTGGCATCTGTCTATTGTCGGCTATATATGGCCCACTGTGCACGGAAGTTACCCTCATGTGATACAG GACACCTAATTACATCTATAAATGACATCAAAATTCTATTAACGCGGGTTTTGTCAACAAAGGAAGCAGCACATGGAAAATCTGTAGACAACAGAAGGTTGCTTGTCAGTCTAATGGAACCAACCATTGAGTATATTATGAAGTGCATTTTTAAGGATGCCTCTCAG AGGCAAGTAGGCACAGTCCTTATGGAGCTTGGACTAGGAAGGAATCAGGTTGAGTTGTTTGGAAGTAACCCCTGTGTCTCAGTAGTTCTTCATCATCTGCTCAAGGAACTTCCAACTGAAATAGTCGGCTCTTATGCTGTGGAGATCCTTCATCTGATTGAGTACAGCAATGATAAATCTTATGATCAG TGTTTGAATTACAGATTACTTGGATTCAGACTGTGTGAGAGGAGACCCACACTGGACATTTTGAATGCAGCGGTTGATAGAATTATTCAG GTTGTTACTCTActtgatgaacttgatgactTCCTGAAGGTTGTGGATCCTTATGTGGATATTATTCTTCAGAATCAGATG GATAATCATCTGAATACTATTTTAGAAGGTATTTCAGAAAGAGCGTGCAAAAAAGAGATCGTTGATAATGATGTGGTAGGCTTGCAGTCCATCTTGATGAAGATTCTTTCTCATTTCAAGGACTTAGAAGATGTATTTGCTTTG GGACATTTTCTTGAGATATTGGATGTAATGTATGGGAGCTCACGGATTAGTATTGATATGCAAATCCTCAATATGGCTACAAG AAATGGTTGTATAAATGATCCTACTACCGTACAGTTGCTTTTTGAAATTTGTCAGGCTCTACATGATGGTATAGATTTTGTAAACTCCAAAGGTGATGATTATCAAGCGGCacgtctgatttctcgtttTGTCCTCATg GTTGACTATGGAGCAGAGATGGAACGACATTTAACATTTCTAGTTGAATGTCGTGGAGCTTTTGGTAGCATAAATGAACTTAAG GAAACTCTTGTTCACTCAAGCAATCATTTAGCGACTAAAGCTTTGAAAGATGGAAGGAAACATTTAAGTTTTGTAAAATCTTGCATAGCATTTAGCGAAGTCACTATACCTTCAATTTCAGATCACATTAGGCAGTTAAATCTATACATTGAGACTTCCGAG GTTGCCTTGTTAGCTGgtttaatttctcattcagaTGGACTGGTAGACTCAGCAATCAGCTGTTTACAAAGTGTTGACTTGATAAACG GCTCCCTAACACCAGTTGATGTTGATGGTATGGTAACctcaattcaaaaattatgcaGCCTCTTGGTTATTGTTCCAG GTAATCCTGAACTAGGGTTTACACACACTCTTAAGAGTATACTTTCTCTCATTACCTCCCAATCATG GATCACatcaaaaataaagataaggaTATCTTGTGCTATTGTTTCATTGTCAGCAACTCTTTCTCAAAATAAGCTGCCATACAATGCAGATCTCGAG ATTTTGAGTAATGACTTGTTGTTCTACGGTGATTCATCCTATGTACAAGaacttctctctttttctgaGCATGTACTTCAGAATTTAGTTGAAATCATTGAACAAGAGCCTTCAGGG GCTGCTCGCGGAAGCATGGCACTTGAAGCTTGCAACTGCATAGCAGCATCATTCAAG ATCAATCACAATATACAACCAGTTTGCTCCAAACTCATTGAAACTGCCAAATCGAATTTGAGCACCAATGACGCGTATCTGCAGTCCACCATCAAGGTTTTGGATAAGCACTTGCCAACTTCTGGAATTTCAGCTTCTACAACCATCTGA
- the LOC102625721 gene encoding uncharacterized protein LOC102625721 isoform X2, translating to MEFRPRNYIAEEESHALPRSRADDHPLFAPSTSSNHHKVDVVDHESHDFFDPLRSPAANAVALNKDVEDGESSSTVSSEAAAEVSVKEWTTFKRFLMQKFPVSKMVSVSLMPDVIIKTGKANVKDSTTKHLKELDDPANFAEEDVKVITGQEYVSRLHELKDEIKRAWTAEDRVTSLKLSIKVARLLMDTSVLQFYPTLFVLVAEIMDMLGNLVWERIKQKAEFGEDGSRLCYLSENFKEINICVEAKETCNNWFCKVGSVRELLPRIYLELAILPCWRFLNDRPANSLQRLVLMTRGLADPLASVYCRLYMAHCARKLPSCDTGHLITSINDIKILLTRVLSTKEAAHGKSVDNRRLLVSLMEPTIEYIMKCIFKDASQRQVGTVLMELGLGRNQVELFGSNPCVSVVLHHLLKELPTEIVGSYAVEILHLIEYSNDKSYDQCLNYRLLGFRLCERRPTLDILNAAVDRIIQVVTLLDELDDFLKVVDPYVDIILQNQMDNHLNTILEGISERACKKEIVDNDVVGLQSILMKILSHFKDLEDVFALGHFLEILDVMYGSSRISIDMQILNMATRNGCINDPTTVQLLFEICQALHDGIDFVNSKGDDYQAARLISRFVLMVDYGAEMERHLTFLVECRGAFGSINELKETLVHSSNHLATKALKDGRKHLSFVKSCIAFSEVTIPSISDHIRQLNLYIETSEVALLAGLISHSDGLVDSAISCLQSVDLINGSLTPVDVDGMVTSIQKLCSLLVIVPGALQYCIEMRHILKNKKSRKIKVIMFKCCEWLFGSDHFEGTS from the exons ATGGAGTTCAGGCCTCGAAACTACATAGCCGAAGAGGAATCCCACGCGCTGCCTCGATCACGCGCCGATGATCACCCTCTCTTCGCTCCATCTACATCGTCCAACCATCAcaag GTTGATGTCGTGGATCATGAAAGTCATGATTTCTTTGATCCACTGAGATCTCCTGCAGCTAATGCAGTGGCTTTAAACAAGGATGTGGAAGATGGTGAGAGTAGTTCTACGGTTTCAAGTGAAGCTGCTGCTGAAGTTTCAGTTAAAGAATGGACCACTTTTAAGAGATTCTTAATGCAGAAATTTCCTGTCTCCAAAATGGTTTCAGTTTCTTTA ATGCCtgatgtaataattaaaactgGCAAGG CAAATGTGAAAGACTCAACAACTAAGCATCTAAAGGAATTGGATGATCCTGCAAATTTTGCTGAAGAGGATGTCAAGGTGATAACGGGGCAAGAATATGTCTCACGACTACATGAGCTGAAGGATGAAATTAAGCGTGCTTGGACTGCTGAAGATCGAGTAACATCTCTTAAATTATCCATAaag GTTGCTAGACTTCTGATGGATACATcagttttacaattttatcccaCTCTTTTTGTTCTTGTCGCGGAGATAATGGACATGCTCGGGAATTTGGTATGGGAACGCATCAAGCAGAAAGCTGAATTTGGTGAAGATGGATCAAGGCTCTGCTACTTATCAG agaattttaaggaaattaatatttgcGTTGAAGCCAAAGAAACTTGCAATAATTGGTTTTGCAAAGTTGGTTCTGTCCGAGAGCTTCTTCCACGCAT TTACTTGGAGCTAGCAATATTGCCTTGCTGGCGTTTTTTGAACGACCGACCTGCCAACAGTCTCCAGCGCCTGGTACTGATGACAAGAGGGTTAGCAGATCCATTGGCATCTGTCTATTGTCGGCTATATATGGCCCACTGTGCACGGAAGTTACCCTCATGTGATACAG GACACCTAATTACATCTATAAATGACATCAAAATTCTATTAACGCGGGTTTTGTCAACAAAGGAAGCAGCACATGGAAAATCTGTAGACAACAGAAGGTTGCTTGTCAGTCTAATGGAACCAACCATTGAGTATATTATGAAGTGCATTTTTAAGGATGCCTCTCAG AGGCAAGTAGGCACAGTCCTTATGGAGCTTGGACTAGGAAGGAATCAGGTTGAGTTGTTTGGAAGTAACCCCTGTGTCTCAGTAGTTCTTCATCATCTGCTCAAGGAACTTCCAACTGAAATAGTCGGCTCTTATGCTGTGGAGATCCTTCATCTGATTGAGTACAGCAATGATAAATCTTATGATCAG TGTTTGAATTACAGATTACTTGGATTCAGACTGTGTGAGAGGAGACCCACACTGGACATTTTGAATGCAGCGGTTGATAGAATTATTCAG GTTGTTACTCTActtgatgaacttgatgactTCCTGAAGGTTGTGGATCCTTATGTGGATATTATTCTTCAGAATCAGATG GATAATCATCTGAATACTATTTTAGAAGGTATTTCAGAAAGAGCGTGCAAAAAAGAGATCGTTGATAATGATGTGGTAGGCTTGCAGTCCATCTTGATGAAGATTCTTTCTCATTTCAAGGACTTAGAAGATGTATTTGCTTTG GGACATTTTCTTGAGATATTGGATGTAATGTATGGGAGCTCACGGATTAGTATTGATATGCAAATCCTCAATATGGCTACAAG AAATGGTTGTATAAATGATCCTACTACCGTACAGTTGCTTTTTGAAATTTGTCAGGCTCTACATGATGGTATAGATTTTGTAAACTCCAAAGGTGATGATTATCAAGCGGCacgtctgatttctcgtttTGTCCTCATg GTTGACTATGGAGCAGAGATGGAACGACATTTAACATTTCTAGTTGAATGTCGTGGAGCTTTTGGTAGCATAAATGAACTTAAG GAAACTCTTGTTCACTCAAGCAATCATTTAGCGACTAAAGCTTTGAAAGATGGAAGGAAACATTTAAGTTTTGTAAAATCTTGCATAGCATTTAGCGAAGTCACTATACCTTCAATTTCAGATCACATTAGGCAGTTAAATCTATACATTGAGACTTCCGAG GTTGCCTTGTTAGCTGgtttaatttctcattcagaTGGACTGGTAGACTCAGCAATCAGCTGTTTACAAAGTGTTGACTTGATAAACG GCTCCCTAACACCAGTTGATGTTGATGGTATGGTAACctcaattcaaaaattatgcaGCCTCTTGGTTATTGTTCCAG gGGCCTTGCAGTATTGTATTGAAATGAGACATatacttaaaaataagaaatccCGAAAAATAAAGGTTATCATGTTTAAATGCTGTGAATGGTTGTTTGGATCAGATCATTTTGAGGGGACTTCTTAG
- the LOC102625441 gene encoding stigma-specific STIG1-like protein 2, translated as MNMMKIILTIAITMAITITLTMKGIGEAEENNLPLEQHTENKLLLPSKRGSRFLAEADKNPRAADHCHKDNEVCSLFGRNSTCCNNKCMDLSTDDKNCGACKKKCKFTEACCRGQCVNLSFDKRHCGRCNNRCEKGQFCVYGMCDYA; from the coding sequence ATGAATATGATGAAAATTATCTTAACAATAGCTATAACAATGGCGATAACCATCACTTTGACGATGAAAGGCATTGGTGAAGCGGAAGAGAATAATCTACCATTAGAGCAGCATACCGAAAACAAGCTGTTGTTGCCATCGAAGAGAGGGAGCCGTTTTCTTGCTGAAGCGGACAAAAACCCTAGAGCTGCCGATCACTGCCACAAGGACAATGAAGTCTGCAGTCTGTTTGGCCGAAACTCAACTTGCTGCAACAACAAGTGCATGGACTTGTCTACGGATGACAAGAACTGCGGCGCGTGCAAGAAGAAGTGCAAGTTCACAGAGGCTTGTTGCAGGGGGCAGTGTGTGAATTTGTCATTTGATAAGAGGCATTGTGGTCGTTGCAACAACAGGTGTGAGAAGGGGCAGTTCTGTGTGTATGGTATGTGTGATTacgcttaa
- the LOC102625156 gene encoding stigma-specific STIG1-like protein 1, with the protein MIFTKTLLILLLAIILVLHNVVSATTTVVHVEEENQNHDADHYEEDQDHDPFEDQSIGSGRLSLQKKRTSSKTLRLTCDKFPRICYFKGSPGSSCCKKKCVELLKDRMNCGKCGKKCKYNEICCNGKCVNPSFNRRHCGGCNNSCSNGEFCVLGLCNYA; encoded by the coding sequence ATGATTTTCACGAAGACATTACTGATTCTCCTTCTCGCTATAATTCTAGTTTTGCACAACGTTGTGAGTGCAACAACGACCGTAGTGCATGTAGAGgaagaaaatcaaaaccatGACGCTGATCATTATGAAGAAGATCAGGATCATGATCCTTTTGAAGATCAGTCAATCGGCAGCGGCCGATTGTCGTTGCAGAAGAAACGTACAAGCTCCAAAACTCTCAGGCTAACCTGTGACAAGTTTCCTAGGATTTGTTATTTTAAGGGAAGCCCTGGATCTTCATGCTGCAAGAAAAAATGTGTAGAATTGTTAAAGGATAGGATGAATTGTGGAAAGTGTGGGAAGAAGTGCAAGTACAATGAGATATGCTGCAATGGGAAATGTGTGAACCCATCATTCAACAGAAGGCATTGTGGTGGATGCAACAATAGTTGCAGTAATGGAGAATTTTGTGTCCTTGGTCTGTGCAATTATGCGTAG
- the LOC102618793 gene encoding uncharacterized protein LOC102618793 isoform X1: MAAPTVEGAAVTALRSVLHRVRQAAERSGRTQEQIRVVAVSKTKPVSLIRQVYDAGHRSFGENYVQEIVDKAPQLPEDIKWHFVGHLQSNKAKTLLGGVPNLDMVEGVGNEKIANHLDKAVSNLGRKPLKVLVQVNTSGEESKSGIDPSSCLGIVEHVRLRCPNLEFSGLMTIGMPDYTSTPENFRTLLNCRAEVCKALGMAEDQCELSMGMSGDFEQAIEMGSTSVRIGSTIFGPREYAKKQQN, from the exons ATGGCAGCTCCAACAGTCGAGGGAGCAGCTGTGACAGCGCTTCGCTCGGTGCTGCACCGGGTCCGACAGGCGGCGGAGCGGTCGGGTCGGACTCAGGAACAGATACGGGTCGTGGCTGTATCGAAGACAAAACCGGTTTCCCTGATTCGGCAAGTGTATGATGCTGGTCACCGTAGCTTTGGTGAAAATTACGTACAAGAAATCGTTGATAAAGCTCCTCAG CTGCCAGAGGACATAAAGTGGCATTTTGTAGGGCATTTGCAGAGCAACAAAGCTAAAACTCTTCTGG GTGGAGTGCCAAATCTGGACATGGTTGAGGGTGTTGGTAATGAGAAG ATTGCAAATCATCTTGACAAAGCTGTTTCAAACCTCGGAAGAAAGCCTTTGAAGGTTTTGGTCCAAGTGAATACCAGTGGAGAAGAAT CAAAATCAGGAATTGATCCTTCAAGTTGTCTAGGAATTGTGGAACATGTTAGACTGCGATGCCCAAATTTGGAGTTTTCGGGCTTAATGACAATAGGGATGCCAGATTATACATCAACTCCAGAGAACTTCAGG ACTTTGTTGAATTGTAGAGCTGAGGTTTGCAAGGCACTTGGAATGGCAGAGGATCAGTGTGAGCTATCGATGGGCATGTCTGGTGACTTTGAGCAAGCA ATTGAAATGGGTAGTACCAGTGTGAGAATCGGATCAACGATATTTGGACCTAGGGAATATGCAAAGAAGCAGCAAAATTAA